One part of the Chrysemys picta bellii isolate R12L10 chromosome 14, ASM1138683v2, whole genome shotgun sequence genome encodes these proteins:
- the ZDHHC7 gene encoding palmitoyltransferase ZDHHC7, translated as MQSSGHRFRDIEHHPLLAENDSYDSSSSEADMADRVWFIRDGCGMVCAVMTWFLVVYADFVVTFVMLLPSKDFWYSVINGVLFNCLAVLALSSHLRTMLTDPGAVPKGNATKEYMESLQLKPGEVIYKCPKCCSIKPERAHHCSICKRCIRKMDHHCPWVNNCVGEKNQRFFVLFTMYIALISAHALILCGFQFFSCVRGQWTECSDFSPPVTVILMVFLCLEGFLFLTFTAVMFGTQIHSICNDETEIERLKSEKPTWERRLRWEGMKSVFGGQPSLLWINPFAGFRIRQLLLRAKKGGPEFSV; from the exons ATGCAGTCATCGGGGCACAGATTCCGGGACATTGAGCACCATCCCCTCCTTGCTGAAAATGACAGCTATGATTCTTCTTCATCGGAAGCCGATATGGCAGACAGGGTTTGGTTCATCCGTGATGGCTGTGGCATGGTCTGTGCTGTGATGACGTGGTTTCTGGTTGTCTATGCAGACTTTGTAGTGACTTTTGTCATGTTGCTGCCTTCCAAAGACTTCTGGTACTCTGTGATCAATGGTGTTCTTTTTAACTGTTTGGCAGTGCTAGCTCTGTCGTCTCATCTGAGAACTATGCTAACTGATCCT GGGGCTGTACCAAAAGGAAATGCCACTAAAGAATACATGGAGAGTTTGCAGCTGAAACCAGGGGAAGTGATCTACAAATGTCCAAAATGCTGTAGTATCAAACCAGAGCGTGCACATCATTGCAG tATTTGCAAGCGATGTATTCGAAAGATGGATCATCACTGTCCCTGGGTGAATAATTGTGTAGGAGAGAAAAACCAGAGGTTTTTCGTGCTGTTTACG ATGTATATAGCCCTAATTTCAGCTCATGCACTCATTCTGTGTGGGTTTCAGTTTTTCTCTTGTGTCCGAGGACAGTGGACTG AATGCAGTGACTTCTCCCCGCCTGTAACTGTGATCCTGATGGTCTTTTTGTGCCTTGAGGGTTTTCTGTTTCTCACTTTCACTGCTGTTATGTTTGGCACCCAAATCCACTCAATATGCAATGATGAAACG GAGATTGAGAGGCTTAAAAGTGAAAAGCCAACATGGGAGAGGAGACTACGTTGGGAAGGGATGAAATCTGTCTTTGGGGGCCAACCTTCACTCCTGTGGATCAATCCTTTTGCAGGATTTCGAATCAGGCAACTTTTGCTGAGAGCAAAGAAAGGGGGACCTGAGTTTTCTGTGTGA